Genomic DNA from Candidatus Nitrosopumilus koreensis AR1:
GTAAAAACAAAATAAAAGGATTACATGGATTATTCTTTTAACATAGGTTCAAAATCAATGTCAAAATTCATTTTCATAAGCTTCATGTATGTCTGAATTGATTCAGGGATCTCATCTCCACAAGCAACTCCCAACTTTTTTGCATTAATCCATATCACCAATGTCTGAATGATTGTAAGAAATCTATCATTTTTGATTTCTGGTGATCCTATTGCTTTTGTGTATCTTTCGGCAAACTCCCATGCCGTAACAAAATCTACGCACTTTACACCAAATATTGCTAGTAATTGTTCTTGCATACTTTTGGATTTTTTGAATGGAACTTTGTTGATAATATATGGAAAATCTACCTTGTCTGGAATGCAATCTGGAAGAGGTCCCCAAATTGTAATTATTTTTGTTTCTGGTTTTAGTTTTTCAAATTTTTCTAACATTTGATTTGTAATGTTTTCATCTGTGAACCAAAATAGGATCACTGATGCATCAGATATTTCTGACTCTAAAATATCTTGACATATCAATTCAGCCTGAATTTGTTTTACTTTGAGATTTTTTTTGGCATTTTCAATCTTTTTGCAATTGTTGTCTATCCCTACTGCTTTTTTTACTTGAAATTCCTTTTTTGCAATTTCTATTCCTTTTTCACTTCCACACCCTAAATGGTAAAAAACATCGTCTTTTTTTAGATCAACAATCTTGAAAATCTCTTTCAGAGATTTTTCTGGTAACTCTACGTCCTCTCCACTAAGTAAATTCTCAGGTAGAGTCTCTAAATATTCATCAATTTTCAATGATACTTGTTTTAAAAACGAGAATTTATTCCCTTATGCTTTCTAACTTGGAAACTGCTTGCCATAATTGGGTTCTGACATAAGATGGCATATTAGGATCTTGTGTTACATCGTCAAGCAAACTAATTGTATTTGCTGCTCTTACAGATAATGAATATTCTTCATTATTCAAATCAGCAATCAAGTCTGTAATGGATTTTTTTATTGTCTTTGGAGTTGAGCTACTGGATGTGATCTGATTTAATGTCTCAATTGCCTCTTTCATTGATTCTTTATTTTGTTTATCGTCAGCCATTTTTACACCTTTTCTTAAAAATTAGAAGTATATAGTTACATCTCTACAAACACGTTATCTGATTCTACAACAACGCTGTATGATGTCAAATCTCTAATTTTTGCTGGGAATTTTACTAATTTTCCTGTCTTGCAATCAAATTCTGCTGCATGCCATCCACATGTGATGACACATCCATCTAATTTTCCTTCTGAAAGACTTGCACCGGAATGAGTGCATGAATCATCTGTTGCACAGTATTCACCATCTATATTTGCAACTAGTATGTCTCTTCCATCAATTGATACTTTGATCATTTTTCCAGGAGGAATATCTGCTGTTTTTCCTGCAATAATTTTTCCCATTGAAGTTTTTATCTGATAATGCTTAATATTTTTTCGTATACATGATTAGAAATGCAAAACTTTCAGACAAACTTCAAGTTTTAAAATTTTGTCAAAATACATTCTCATGGGGTGATTATGTTGAACATGTTTGGGATTTTTGGATAACTGAAGATCTGTTGTTTGTTTATGAGAAACAGACGCCTGTTGGTATTTGTCATGCATTTTTCTCAAAAAATCAAATTTGGATAGAAGGCATTAGAGTAGATCCAAATTTCCGAAAGCAAAAAATTGCATCTGATTTAATAAAACATGTAGAATCGTTAGGAAAAAAAGATAGTGCATTATTTTCGTTCATGCTAGTTGATACTGAAAATTCAATTTCACTTTCTATGGCAAAATCATTAGAATATGGGATTTTTCAAACCTGGAATTTTTATTCTCTTGAGCCTAAAAAAAACTTACATTTCAATATTATTTTTGCAAAATCCTTAGATGAAAGTATTTGCACTCATTATGTTAAATCCTGGCGATGGCTTCCAATTGATAATACGCTACTATCTGAATTTTCTAAACAAAATAAATTAATTCAATCAAAAATTAATGGTAAAACTTCTACTGCAATTCTTTCTGATTCTGAGCATTTTGATAATACTCTTATTGTTACATTATTTTCAGGATCTGATAAAAGTACATCACAAATACTATTATTTCTGCAAAACCATGCCATACAAAATAACTATACTCGCATTCAAATTTTAACTAAA
This window encodes:
- a CDS encoding methyltransferase domain-containing protein; the protein is MKIDEYLETLPENLLSGEDVELPEKSLKEIFKIVDLKKDDVFYHLGCGSEKGIEIAKKEFQVKKAVGIDNNCKKIENAKKNLKVKQIQAELICQDILESEISDASVILFWFTDENITNQMLEKFEKLKPETKIITIWGPLPDCIPDKVDFPYIINKVPFKKSKSMQEQLLAIFGVKCVDFVTAWEFAERYTKAIGSPEIKNDRFLTIIQTLVIWINAKKLGVACGDEIPESIQTYMKLMKMNFDIDFEPMLKE
- a CDS encoding GNAT family N-acetyltransferase, which produces MIRNAKLSDKLQVLKFCQNTFSWGDYVEHVWDFWITEDLLFVYEKQTPVGICHAFFSKNQIWIEGIRVDPNFRKQKIASDLIKHVESLGKKDSALFSFMLVDTENSISLSMAKSLEYGIFQTWNFYSLEPKKNLHFNIIFAKSLDESICTHYVKSWRWLPIDNTLLSEFSKQNKLIQSKINGKTSTAILSDSEHFDNTLIVTLFSGSDKSTSQILLFLQNHAIQNNYTRIQILTKENLSNLDLLEHKLSFHLLRKHLS
- a CDS encoding UPF0147 family protein — its product is MADDKQNKESMKEAIETLNQITSSSSTPKTIKKSITDLIADLNNEEYSLSVRAANTISLLDDVTQDPNMPSYVRTQLWQAVSKLESIRE
- a CDS encoding Rieske (2Fe-2S) protein, which translates into the protein MGKIIAGKTADIPPGKMIKVSIDGRDILVANIDGEYCATDDSCTHSGASLSEGKLDGCVITCGWHAAEFDCKTGKLVKFPAKIRDLTSYSVVVESDNVFVEM